The uncultured Bacteroides sp. genome has a segment encoding these proteins:
- the hemG gene encoding protoporphyrinogen oxidase, with translation MDNSRDVDVVVIGAGITGLTTAFLLIKKGLKVLLLEKNSRVGGQMESIREDGFVFETGPNTGVISNAEVVELFQMLQGHCSLEVAHKEAKVRLIWKEGAFHPLPSSLSSAVTTPLFTWNDKIRILFEPFRKKGNDPFESIGSLARRRLGKSFVDYAIDPFISGIYAGNPDKLVTRFALPKLYNLEQNYGSFIRGAIKKASEPKSDRDKLATKEVFSVPGGFGMLAKALADEITEENIRLSVGDIHVQPTSDGWKTVLPGGEQIHSRYIVSTAAAYALPSLLPFIAEKEMKPISSLHYAPVVQVGVGVEKAGSYVPNAFGGLVPSRENQKMLGILFPSSCFSGRCPEGGGTLSFFIGGSKHPEYLAYTDEQLKELVKDSLHNMLGFPANYSPEKIKIFRHEQAIPQYEADSEQRLASIEQIEQQYSGLFLAGGIKNGIGVSDRIKQATNIAEEIGNQM, from the coding sequence ATGGATAATAGTAGAGATGTAGACGTTGTTGTTATTGGCGCGGGAATCACAGGACTTACCACTGCTTTCCTATTGATTAAAAAAGGATTGAAGGTGCTTCTTCTGGAAAAGAACTCCAGAGTAGGAGGGCAAATGGAATCTATCCGGGAAGATGGCTTTGTTTTTGAAACGGGCCCCAATACAGGAGTAATTTCTAATGCTGAGGTCGTTGAACTATTCCAGATGCTACAAGGTCATTGCTCTCTCGAAGTGGCCCATAAAGAAGCAAAAGTACGGTTAATATGGAAAGAAGGAGCATTTCATCCGTTACCTTCAAGTCTCTCTTCGGCTGTTACTACACCTCTGTTTACATGGAACGATAAGATACGCATACTCTTTGAACCTTTCCGTAAGAAAGGAAACGATCCTTTTGAGAGTATAGGGAGTCTGGCTCGCAGAAGGCTGGGGAAATCATTCGTAGATTATGCTATTGATCCCTTTATATCAGGTATCTATGCCGGCAATCCAGATAAACTTGTTACCCGTTTTGCACTTCCTAAACTTTATAATCTGGAACAAAACTACGGTAGTTTTATACGAGGTGCTATTAAAAAAGCTTCCGAACCTAAATCCGATCGTGATAAATTGGCCACAAAAGAAGTATTCTCTGTGCCAGGTGGATTCGGAATGCTGGCAAAAGCTCTTGCCGATGAGATTACAGAGGAGAATATCCGCCTGTCAGTAGGAGATATTCACGTTCAACCGACTTCTGATGGTTGGAAAACTGTTTTGCCTGGTGGAGAACAAATCCATTCACGCTATATAGTCTCTACCGCAGCCGCCTATGCGTTGCCATCACTGCTACCATTTATTGCAGAAAAGGAGATGAAACCTATCAGCTCCCTTCATTACGCACCGGTTGTTCAGGTAGGAGTAGGAGTGGAGAAAGCAGGTAGTTATGTACCTAATGCTTTTGGAGGATTAGTCCCTTCCCGTGAAAATCAAAAGATGCTTGGCATCTTGTTCCCTTCTTCCTGTTTCTCTGGTCGTTGTCCCGAAGGAGGTGGTACGCTTTCTTTCTTTATTGGCGGAAGCAAACATCCCGAATATCTAGCCTATACTGATGAGCAACTGAAGGAGCTGGTGAAAGATTCATTGCACAACATGCTAGGATTCCCAGCCAATTACTCTCCCGAAAAGATAAAGATCTTCAGGCATGAACAAGCAATACCGCAATACGAAGCCGATAGCGAACAAAGACTTGCAAGCATAGAGCAAATAGAACAGCAGTATTCGGGTTTATTCCTTGCCGGTGGTATAAAAAATGGCATTGGTGTGTCGGATCGTATAAAGCAAGCAACCAATATTGCTGAAGAAATTGGAAATCAAATGTAA
- a CDS encoding DUF4382 domain-containing protein, translated as MKKVKLLLLTLLMVGTGMLFDSCSNDNSAGGSSKVSFYLTDAPSLQGYKAVNVDVKEIKYIINDGGEVNLPVTPAIYNLLDLKNGKDTLLSKIVLNEGEHISQVRLVLGDNNSIVLKDGTIKPIDTPSAQTSGLKVNIQESITTSSGYSVMIDFDAEKSIVRKGNGGYSLKPVIRGYVVENTSAISGYILPKEIPFKVFTLVGTDSIITLSDSARNNFFMLHGLKSGNYTVSFQDPTSLAILKTLSVTVFGGDNKDLGTVTVK; from the coding sequence ATGAAAAAAGTTAAATTGTTATTATTGACCTTATTAATGGTTGGAACAGGGATGCTATTTGATTCTTGTAGCAATGATAATTCTGCAGGAGGATCTTCTAAGGTAAGCTTTTATCTCACTGATGCTCCTTCTCTGCAAGGATATAAAGCTGTAAATGTTGATGTGAAGGAAATAAAGTATATCATTAATGATGGCGGAGAAGTTAATTTACCTGTTACTCCGGCTATTTATAATTTGCTGGATTTGAAAAATGGAAAGGATACTTTATTGTCTAAGATTGTTCTGAATGAAGGAGAACATATTTCTCAGGTAAGACTTGTGTTGGGAGATAATAACTCTATTGTTTTGAAAGACGGAACTATAAAACCTATAGATACCCCTAGTGCTCAGACTTCAGGGTTAAAAGTGAATATTCAGGAGAGTATTACTACCAGTAGCGGATATTCTGTAATGATTGATTTTGACGCAGAAAAGTCTATTGTTCGTAAAGGTAATGGTGGCTATTCTTTGAAACCTGTAATCAGAGGATATGTTGTGGAAAACACATCTGCAATTTCTGGTTATATTTTGCCAAAAGAAATTCCATTCAAGGTCTTTACTTTAGTTGGAACTGATTCAATTATAACTCTTTCAGACTCAGCCAGAAATAATTTCTTTATGTTACATGGTCTGAAGTCTGGTAATTATACTGTATCATTCCAGGATCCAACATCGCTTGCTATATTGAAAACTCTTTCTGTAACTGTGTTTGGTGGTGATAATAAGGATTTAGGCACTGTAACAGTAAAATAA
- a CDS encoding response regulator, giving the protein MSNLYNVVIIDDEEIGINNLCKSLADFGNINISGTAQTAKAGKDLILEKKPNLLFLDVEMPETSGLELLREIKEMIDWQIHVVFYTAYEKYLLEALRESAFDYLLKPYEQDEFLAVMNRFFSAVEKKDKLSSLIDSLFELLPENRTFLIATITGYITLHQEQIGYFEYTKESKHWYVSLQNEKHVQLKRNTAAEDILKLSKSFAQINQQQIININSLAKIEGKECLLYPPYEEKKDLLISRSYFKSVQDKFNLI; this is encoded by the coding sequence ATGAGCAATTTATACAATGTAGTAATAATAGACGATGAAGAAATTGGAATAAACAATTTATGCAAATCTCTTGCCGACTTCGGCAATATTAATATCTCGGGTACAGCACAAACGGCAAAAGCCGGAAAAGACCTTATCCTTGAGAAAAAGCCCAATCTTCTGTTCCTGGATGTTGAGATGCCGGAGACAAGTGGACTGGAACTGCTTCGCGAGATAAAAGAAATGATAGACTGGCAAATACATGTGGTCTTTTATACTGCCTATGAGAAATACCTGCTCGAGGCGTTAAGAGAATCAGCATTCGACTATTTATTAAAACCTTACGAACAAGATGAGTTTCTCGCAGTGATGAATCGTTTCTTTTCCGCGGTTGAAAAAAAAGATAAATTATCATCTTTAATTGATTCTCTCTTTGAGCTATTACCAGAGAACAGAACATTCCTAATAGCAACAATTACCGGATATATCACTCTTCACCAGGAACAGATTGGCTATTTTGAATATACAAAAGAAAGTAAGCATTGGTATGTGAGTTTACAGAATGAAAAGCATGTCCAGTTAAAGAGGAATACTGCAGCTGAGGATATTCTTAAGCTATCTAAATCTTTTGCACAGATAAATCAGCAACAAATAATCAATATAAATTCTCTGGCAAAAATTGAAGGAAAGGAATGTTTATTATATCCGCCTTACGAAGAAAAAAAAGACTTATTAATATCACGGTCTTATTTTAAATCGGTTCAGGACAAATTCAACTTAATATAA
- a CDS encoding TonB-dependent receptor, which yields MYKSALLFSFLFLCQNAQSKPIENDTLSKPHIILDEVVVTSYKEKKNIREIPASVSLIPLSEIRNMNILGMKDISSAIPNLFIPDYGSKLTSPVYIRGIGSKINAPSVGLYVDGVPFFDKSVFDFDMNEVDRIEVLRGPQGTLYGRNTMGGIINVYTKNPLAYNGGTLSATVANYGQTQFSGSYYGKLSDSFGYSLSGNYKHSDGFFKNDYTSSEADNLNAASGKLKLYWRKSARFNANLLVNYDNSDQGGYPYALIDKTTGKVGNVNYNDYSSYRRGVLTSGLTMNYSFDHFLLKSVTGYQYFDDRQAIDQDFTPKEVYFVTQKQRQHMISQELEMRSLGDKRYSWLNGFFAFHQGTTNSINVKSAAPTVKDYDAPTDGFAFYHQSTLKNLLFKKLSATAGLRFDYEKAKQDYNYAKIVSGAIQPVQALNTNLEFTQLTPKFSLQYQFTPVNMVYATVTRGYKTGGFNTSFDVAEEQTFKPEYSWNYEVGGKFSCFGDRLKGDLSLFYIDWDNQQISQPVTSAGKVIGSMLRNAGKSYSKGVELSMQGRIYKGLNLQISYGYTEAKFRSYQYGSADYSGNFIPYIPGQTVMLGGDYTLNLHSKYVDRLMFSTQYIGTGKLYWNETNAASQGYYGILNGKVSAHKGNLTVDLWTKNATSQKYTAFYFEMTGNSFGQKGRPMTFGTTVTFTL from the coding sequence ATGTATAAGTCAGCGCTTTTATTCTCTTTTTTGTTTCTTTGTCAGAATGCACAATCAAAGCCCATTGAGAATGATACACTAAGTAAGCCTCATATTATTTTAGATGAAGTAGTGGTTACTTCTTATAAAGAAAAGAAGAATATCCGCGAAATTCCTGCCTCTGTGTCATTGATTCCTCTGAGTGAAATTCGGAATATGAATATTTTAGGAATGAAAGATATCAGCTCAGCTATACCGAATCTATTTATTCCAGACTATGGCTCTAAGTTAACTTCACCTGTTTATATCCGTGGTATTGGGTCCAAAATAAATGCTCCTTCAGTAGGATTGTATGTGGATGGAGTTCCCTTTTTTGATAAATCTGTTTTTGATTTTGACATGAACGAAGTGGATCGGATAGAAGTGCTTCGAGGACCACAAGGAACTCTTTACGGACGTAACACAATGGGAGGAATTATTAATGTATATACCAAGAATCCTTTGGCATATAATGGAGGCACATTGAGTGCAACTGTTGCTAATTATGGACAGACACAATTCTCAGGATCATATTATGGGAAATTATCTGATTCATTCGGCTATTCTCTATCCGGAAATTACAAGCACTCTGATGGATTCTTTAAAAATGACTATACTAGTAGCGAAGCAGATAATTTGAACGCTGCTTCTGGAAAATTGAAATTATATTGGAGAAAGAGTGCCCGCTTCAACGCGAACTTACTTGTGAATTATGATAATTCAGATCAGGGAGGTTACCCTTATGCTTTGATAGATAAGACAACCGGAAAGGTTGGGAATGTGAATTATAATGATTATAGTTCCTATCGTCGTGGAGTGTTGACCAGTGGGCTGACTATGAATTATTCTTTTGATCACTTCTTGCTGAAGTCGGTTACCGGATACCAGTACTTTGATGACAGACAAGCCATTGATCAGGATTTTACTCCTAAGGAAGTTTATTTTGTGACTCAGAAACAACGTCAGCACATGATTTCACAGGAATTGGAAATGAGATCTTTGGGAGATAAGCGTTACTCTTGGTTGAATGGTTTCTTTGCATTTCACCAAGGTACCACAAATTCCATTAATGTAAAGTCGGCAGCACCAACAGTGAAAGATTATGATGCACCAACAGATGGCTTTGCTTTTTATCACCAATCTACGTTGAAAAATCTTCTTTTTAAGAAACTATCTGCAACAGCGGGCCTTCGTTTTGACTACGAAAAAGCCAAGCAGGACTATAATTATGCAAAAATTGTATCGGGAGCAATACAGCCTGTACAGGCTCTTAATACAAATCTTGAATTTACACAACTAACTCCAAAGTTTTCTTTGCAATATCAGTTTACTCCTGTTAATATGGTTTACGCCACTGTAACCAGAGGTTATAAAACCGGAGGATTTAATACGTCTTTTGATGTGGCTGAAGAGCAGACTTTCAAGCCTGAATATAGTTGGAACTATGAGGTGGGAGGAAAGTTCTCTTGTTTTGGCGACAGACTGAAAGGTGATTTGTCTCTTTTCTATATTGACTGGGACAATCAACAAATTTCTCAACCTGTAACATCTGCAGGCAAAGTCATCGGCTCTATGCTTAGAAATGCCGGAAAGTCATACAGCAAAGGAGTGGAACTTTCTATGCAAGGAAGGATATACAAAGGGCTGAACTTACAGATAAGTTATGGCTATACAGAAGCAAAATTCAGATCTTATCAATATGGCAGTGCTGACTATTCCGGAAATTTTATTCCTTATATTCCCGGACAAACAGTGATGCTAGGAGGTGACTATACATTGAATCTTCATTCAAAATATGTAGATAGATTGATGTTTTCCACGCAATATATAGGTACTGGCAAGCTTTATTGGAACGAAACAAATGCAGCAAGTCAAGGTTATTATGGAATTCTTAATGGAAAAGTATCTGCGCATAAAGGTAATCTGACAGTTGATTTGTGGACAAAAAATGCAACATCACAGAAATATACAGCTTTTTACTTTGAGATGACTGGGAATTCTTTTGGACAGAAAGGCAGACCAATGACATTTGGTACCACTGTAACCTTTACTTTATAA
- a CDS encoding MFS transporter — protein sequence MSSKQTNKLLTFFSLYIAQSVPMSLFSTLLPVLMRQDNFSLSTIGLLQLIKLPWILKVFWAPVVDKKTSDLGTYKRWIFSSEMVYAILILLVAFLDLKTNFITIFILIILSFMASATQDIATDALTALSFSRKEKSLGNSMQSMGSFAGALVGGGLLLLHYKLIGWTVLLISVSIFVMLALVPLMSYKDRRFTPKKGSTPICMKDLLLFFSQKGAGRQLIFLILCYSGLIGILAMVKPYMVDLGYKTGDIGFMFGIFGSLCGCLFSYIGGYVIRSLGRFYSRIIFACAILATTLLFYFLSLTTPGTIALYVAIFCLWASYGLSSVLVNTVAMDFLRDGREGTDFTLQTVITHLSGMIIAVCSGKIADCLGYSGLFLVETALAVTSLIYILVCFKRPARHE from the coding sequence ATGAGCTCGAAACAAACAAATAAATTACTTACTTTCTTTTCCCTATACATAGCTCAGTCTGTACCAATGAGCTTGTTTAGTACATTGCTGCCTGTGCTTATGCGGCAGGACAATTTTTCATTGAGTACCATCGGTCTGCTACAATTAATTAAGCTTCCCTGGATTCTGAAAGTTTTCTGGGCACCGGTTGTCGATAAGAAAACATCTGATTTGGGCACTTATAAAAGATGGATCTTTTCATCTGAAATGGTTTATGCCATCTTGATTCTGTTAGTTGCTTTTCTAGACCTGAAGACTAACTTTATAACCATCTTTATTCTGATTATTCTGTCGTTTATGGCTTCTGCCACGCAAGATATTGCTACCGATGCACTAACTGCTCTTTCTTTTAGCCGTAAAGAGAAGAGTCTGGGAAACAGTATGCAAAGCATGGGTAGTTTTGCTGGGGCACTTGTGGGGGGCGGGTTACTGCTATTGCATTATAAACTCATTGGATGGACTGTTTTATTAATAAGTGTTTCCATATTTGTAATGTTGGCATTGGTCCCGCTTATGTCATACAAAGACAGAAGATTTACACCAAAGAAAGGGAGTACACCGATCTGCATGAAAGACCTTCTTCTCTTCTTTAGTCAGAAAGGAGCTGGTCGTCAGTTAATCTTTCTTATCCTGTGTTATTCCGGTTTGATTGGAATTCTGGCAATGGTTAAGCCTTATATGGTAGATTTAGGATATAAAACGGGTGATATTGGATTTATGTTTGGTATCTTTGGATCGTTATGCGGTTGTCTGTTCTCTTATATAGGTGGATATGTGATTCGTTCATTGGGAAGATTTTATTCTCGAATCATCTTTGCCTGTGCTATTTTGGCAACTACGTTATTGTTCTATTTCTTGTCACTCACCACACCGGGAACCATTGCTTTGTATGTAGCAATATTTTGTTTGTGGGCTAGTTATGGTCTTTCTTCAGTATTGGTTAATACTGTTGCCATGGATTTTTTGAGAGACGGTAGGGAAGGAACAGATTTTACTCTGCAAACTGTAATTACTCACTTAAGTGGTATGATTATTGCCGTGTGCAGTGGTAAAATTGCTGATTGTTTAGGCTACAGCGGACTATTTCTTGTAGAAACTGCCTTGGCCGTGACATCGTTAATATATATACTTGTTTGTTTTAAAAGACCAGCTCGTCATGAATGA
- the hemN gene encoding oxygen-independent coproporphyrinogen III oxidase — MNEDLIAKYNVPTPRYTSYPPANYFHDQFTNEDFEKAVIASNETQPQNLSFYIHIPFCRHLCHYCGCNSYPMAKDEVIAAYIEALKKEIRKVLPLLDKNRKISQIHYGGGSPSSIPLHYLKEINELLLSQFSCTDAPEIAIECHPGYLDENNWMELIKAGFNRCSIGVQDFNEKVLKGVNRRPSLLNMETIFGLLRAHGVSINLDFIYGLPYQTVQSFEETLQKAVSLKPDRLVTFSYAHVPWVNKAMLILEKNGLPSPQEKSGMYDAAKRILTSNGYQSVGLDHFVLPDDDLNKALQSGQLHRNFQGYCTRKTTGQVYAFGVTAISQLSMAYSQNTKNIPEYIQKMNDGEFSIIKGYTLNKEEQIAKEVITTLMCNNRLNWKELSSHIGVDEADIKHAISYSEDSLAEFAKDGIITYSPEEIKITPEGFLFVRNVAASFDPLMKGNTKLYSKPV, encoded by the coding sequence ATGAATGAAGATTTAATAGCTAAATATAATGTACCTACGCCCCGGTATACCAGTTATCCCCCGGCAAATTATTTCCACGATCAGTTTACCAATGAAGATTTTGAGAAAGCTGTAATTGCTTCAAACGAAACTCAACCGCAGAATCTTTCTTTCTATATTCACATTCCTTTCTGTCGCCACCTTTGTCATTACTGTGGATGTAACTCATATCCCATGGCTAAAGATGAAGTAATTGCTGCTTATATAGAAGCATTGAAAAAGGAGATAAGGAAAGTACTTCCGTTATTGGACAAAAACAGGAAAATATCTCAGATACATTATGGTGGTGGAAGCCCAAGTAGTATTCCGCTTCACTATTTAAAAGAGATAAATGAACTGCTTCTTTCTCAGTTCTCGTGCACTGATGCTCCCGAAATTGCTATTGAATGTCACCCCGGTTATCTGGATGAAAATAATTGGATGGAGTTAATCAAAGCAGGATTTAACCGTTGCAGTATAGGTGTGCAGGATTTTAATGAAAAGGTACTCAAAGGGGTGAACAGAAGACCTTCGTTGCTAAACATGGAAACCATTTTTGGTTTGCTGAGAGCGCACGGAGTTTCTATCAATCTCGACTTTATCTATGGATTGCCTTACCAGACAGTTCAGAGTTTTGAGGAGACACTTCAAAAGGCTGTTTCGCTGAAACCAGATCGTTTGGTTACTTTTTCCTATGCACATGTGCCTTGGGTAAACAAGGCAATGCTTATTCTCGAAAAGAATGGTCTGCCTTCACCGCAGGAAAAGAGTGGTATGTATGATGCAGCTAAACGGATTCTTACTTCAAATGGCTATCAGTCCGTTGGACTGGACCACTTCGTTTTACCCGATGATGATCTGAATAAAGCTCTTCAGTCTGGACAGTTGCACCGAAACTTTCAGGGATATTGCACAAGGAAAACCACCGGTCAGGTATACGCTTTTGGTGTGACAGCAATCAGTCAGCTTTCTATGGCTTACAGTCAGAATACAAAAAACATCCCTGAATATATTCAGAAGATGAACGATGGCGAGTTTTCTATAATCAAAGGATACACGCTTAATAAGGAAGAGCAGATTGCAAAAGAGGTGATTACAACCTTGATGTGTAACAATAGACTGAACTGGAAAGAGCTATCTTCTCATATTGGTGTAGATGAGGCTGATATTAAACATGCAATCTCTTATAGTGAAGATAGTTTGGCTGAGTTTGCGAAAGATGGGATTATTACATATTCTCCCGAAGAAATAAAAATCACTCCCGAAGGATTCCTTTTTGTACGGAATGTAGCTGCATCGTTTGACCCTTTGATGAAAGGGAATACGAAATTATATTCGAAACCTGTTTAA
- a CDS encoding cation diffusion facilitator family transporter: protein MKEDLIKQKVQGWIVSFSLLILIGKFIAFFLTNSVGILTDAMESIVNVIAGLISFLSLRYAARPKDKGHPFGHGKIELISASIEGLLIIIAGGMIIFEGIKRLFEPATIGKLDIGIAVVAVAGLMNYVMGWYSIRMGKKYSSIALVAGGKHLQSDTYSTIGLVIGLTLLYFTGLKWIDSALALVFGSIIVVTGILILRKTVANLIDKADDEVLRKMLEVISTARKPEWVDIHNMKIIKYGSCLFVDCDLTLPWFYNITEGHKACEDLRGMLSAKYSDRLLVTIHSDPCLEKHCDHCQMADCIYRKSPFVAALNLTLEELTASDEERKE, encoded by the coding sequence ATGAAGGAAGATTTAATTAAACAAAAGGTTCAAGGTTGGATTGTCTCTTTTTCTCTGCTCATTCTAATCGGAAAGTTTATAGCTTTCTTTCTTACTAATTCAGTCGGAATATTAACAGATGCAATGGAAAGCATTGTGAATGTGATTGCCGGACTAATCAGCTTTCTTAGTTTAAGGTATGCTGCCCGGCCTAAGGACAAAGGGCATCCTTTTGGCCATGGAAAGATTGAATTAATCTCTGCTTCTATCGAAGGATTGCTTATTATAATAGCAGGAGGGATGATTATATTTGAGGGAATAAAACGTCTTTTTGAACCGGCTACTATAGGTAAACTGGATATTGGTATAGCAGTGGTTGCTGTTGCCGGACTTATGAATTATGTAATGGGATGGTATAGCATTCGTATGGGAAAGAAATATAGTTCAATTGCATTAGTAGCCGGAGGAAAGCATCTACAGTCGGATACATACTCCACTATCGGCCTTGTGATTGGTCTTACTTTACTTTATTTCACCGGATTAAAATGGATTGATAGTGCCTTGGCGCTGGTTTTTGGTTCAATAATTGTAGTTACGGGCATTCTTATTCTTCGCAAAACGGTTGCTAATTTGATAGACAAAGCCGATGATGAGGTACTTCGAAAAATGCTGGAAGTGATATCAACGGCTAGAAAGCCGGAATGGGTGGACATCCATAATATGAAAATAATCAAATATGGTAGTTGCCTTTTTGTTGATTGTGATTTAACATTGCCCTGGTTTTATAATATAACTGAGGGGCATAAAGCCTGTGAGGATCTGAGAGGTATGTTGTCAGCTAAGTATTCTGATCGTTTGCTGGTTACTATACATTCTGATCCATGTTTGGAAAAACATTGTGATCATTGTCAGATGGCTGATTGCATTTACAGGAAATCGCCATTCGTTGCAGCGTTGAATCTCACATTGGAAGAGCTCACTGCGAGTGACGAAGAACGCAAAGAATAA
- a CDS encoding histidine kinase gives MNIKNNTGLTIATNILVIILLINLCSCRKQGNAQISKSQLIDSFIQKAQDSSYKNIKFSRDLLKKAMRMAPDSPMYYKALNTFALTYAAVNQYDSSFLLSHKVINFCKHQEASPIIHELLASSHNNIGVYYGQMSVADSSLVHFKEALKQYELANKTDRIPDMYINLADAYSRKGDLAMSAFNYRKALSKSDSLLMTDKMGFPIYFGLGQIYMELRDFELSDSYYRLAEKFYKDRTLAEKFTFCNNRGNFYYYKEEYAKALPWFKKAKALVSKGDYQFYLSLCNLNLGDIYLNLNKLDSVPLCLDKSYAYFSSIKQKTALYYIATIRAGLALKQKNNQLSRQLLEETKDSAGIELNILSIRNKYLQKYYAQTGNFKQAYYYQSKNIAINDSVRNDRAEKRISEIDLRYKQDTTLINKKLVIQKQASQVKNLKLTSLIWILFCLFVVATSVFIYFYMKRKKDLQRIKYIDHLTKLRMENIRNRISPHFIFNVLNNEISSLDENKRKNLYTLVTLMRKNLEITENVNIALAEELEFVKSYIELEKRNQGDDFHLEWEIDSLIDLEKTFILSMSIQIPVENALKHALRPKEGKKILSINVTKEQNGMNIFIRDNGAGYFPQQESQTKGTGTGLKVLFQTIQLLNGKNIDKTDFTIQNIRENGTICGTEVKIFVPDNYKFE, from the coding sequence ATGAACATTAAGAATAATACAGGATTAACTATTGCTACAAATATATTGGTTATCATTCTACTTATAAATCTCTGTTCTTGTCGAAAACAAGGCAATGCCCAAATAAGCAAAAGCCAACTGATAGACTCATTTATACAAAAGGCTCAGGATTCATCCTACAAGAATATAAAATTTTCACGGGATTTACTTAAAAAGGCCATGAGGATGGCTCCAGATAGCCCGATGTATTATAAAGCATTGAATACTTTCGCTTTAACATACGCTGCCGTAAATCAGTACGATTCCTCTTTTCTACTGTCTCATAAGGTAATCAATTTCTGTAAACATCAAGAAGCATCTCCCATTATTCACGAGCTACTAGCCTCATCACACAACAATATCGGAGTTTATTATGGGCAAATGAGTGTAGCCGATTCGTCACTTGTACATTTTAAAGAAGCATTAAAGCAGTACGAACTGGCCAATAAAACAGATCGTATTCCCGATATGTACATAAATCTGGCTGATGCTTATTCAAGAAAAGGAGATTTAGCCATGAGTGCATTCAATTACAGAAAAGCACTGTCAAAGAGTGATTCTTTGCTAATGACGGATAAGATGGGATTTCCTATCTACTTTGGATTAGGCCAGATTTATATGGAATTACGCGATTTTGAATTGTCTGACAGTTACTACCGCCTTGCCGAGAAATTTTACAAGGACAGAACATTGGCCGAAAAGTTCACATTCTGCAACAACCGTGGAAACTTCTACTATTACAAGGAAGAATATGCCAAAGCATTGCCCTGGTTTAAGAAAGCAAAAGCATTAGTTTCAAAAGGTGATTATCAGTTTTACCTCAGTCTGTGCAATCTGAATCTTGGAGATATTTATCTGAATCTCAACAAACTAGATTCTGTTCCGCTATGCCTTGACAAAAGCTATGCTTACTTCTCATCAATAAAACAAAAAACAGCTCTTTATTACATTGCAACAATCAGGGCCGGACTTGCGCTAAAACAGAAAAACAATCAGCTATCCAGGCAGTTACTGGAAGAGACAAAAGATTCAGCAGGCATTGAGCTGAATATTTTATCTATAAGAAACAAGTATCTGCAGAAATATTACGCCCAAACGGGGAACTTTAAACAGGCATACTATTACCAGTCAAAAAATATAGCTATAAATGATTCTGTTCGCAATGACAGGGCAGAAAAAAGAATTTCGGAGATCGATCTGCGCTATAAACAAGACACTACATTAATAAACAAGAAACTTGTTATTCAGAAACAGGCTTCACAAGTGAAAAATCTGAAACTAACTTCTTTAATCTGGATATTGTTTTGCCTGTTTGTGGTGGCAACTTCGGTCTTTATCTACTTTTATATGAAAAGGAAGAAAGATCTGCAACGAATAAAGTACATTGATCACCTCACCAAACTCCGGATGGAAAACATTCGCAACCGGATTTCTCCTCATTTTATATTCAATGTGCTCAACAATGAAATCAGTTCATTGGACGAAAACAAGCGTAAAAACTTATATACGCTGGTGACGCTGATGCGAAAAAACCTTGAAATAACGGAGAATGTAAACATTGCTCTGGCAGAAGAGTTAGAGTTCGTTAAGTCATATATTGAGCTGGAAAAAAGAAATCAGGGAGATGATTTCCATCTTGAATGGGAAATAGATAGCCTGATTGATTTAGAGAAAACGTTTATCCTTTCAATGTCAATACAAATTCCTGTTGAGAATGCGTTGAAGCATGCTTTGCGCCCCAAGGAAGGAAAGAAAATACTAAGCATTAATGTGACTAAGGAACAAAACGGAATGAATATCTTTATTCGCGACAACGGAGCAGGATACTTTCCTCAGCAGGAAAGTCAGACCAAAGGAACAGGAACCGGACTAAAAGTTTTGTTCCAGACAATCCAGCTTTTAAACGGTAAAAATATAGATAAGACAGATTTCACTATTCAGAATATTCGTGAGAATGGAACTATTTGTGGTACTGAAGTTAAAATTTTCGTTCCCGATAATTATAAATTTGAATAA